AGTTGCCGGGGACCATCGGGCAATGGCTGACCGGCACCGAGGCCGGATGACACCGGACCTGCAGCCAGCCGGCCAGCACCTCGGCCAGGGCTTCGCGCAAAGGCTCGGCCATTGCCTCCGGCGCGGCAGCGGCGGCTTCCAGGTGCATTTGCAAGGCAGCCGTCTTGTTGGCTGTTGCGCCGCGCAGGGCCGACGACGAAAGCAGGTTGAGAATTGCCGCCAGACGGAGATCGAGGGGCATTTCAGGCAAATCGCAAGGGATTGCGTCAGACATTTTCAGAATCCCCGGAAAAGCCACAGCGGCCAGCCACCACTCAGAAACAGCAACATCGCAACACTCCTGGCAGAGGAAAGCCCGGGCAGAAAAAACCAGCCGGCGCTTTCACTTCAATGATTGAAGAAGCTATCTGGCTGGCTGGCGGCAGGTGCTGGCTGGCTAGTTGTTGAGAAACATTCTCATATAAATAAAATACAAGGTCAATAGATGCGAACCATTCTCAACAATTTTTTACACCTTGCGCTGACCACCAGATGCCGGTCTTTTTGATCCAGGTTCAATGTCAGGCTGTTAGCCGCCTCCTATAATCCGCCGCATGATCGAACTCAAGAACGTAGCCAAGACTTTCCGCCGTGCCCAAGTGCTCGATGGAATCTCTCTCAACATCGGCCTCGGCGAACGCATCGCACTGATCGGCTCGAACGGTGCCGGCAAGACCACCCTGATTCGTTGCCTGCTCGGTGAATACACCCATGACGGCGAGGTCCGCATCGACGGACTCAACCCCCGCGACCACCGCACCACCGTTCTCGGCAAGATCGGCTTCGTGCCGCAGCTACCGCCGCCGCTTAAAATGCCCGTCGGCCAGCTGATCGATTTTTCCGCCTCACTGTGCGGTACCGATCCGGCGCGCATCCACGCCATCGGCCAGCGCCTCGGTCTCGATCTCGACGCCATCCTGACCCGCCAGTTCGTGCGCCTCTCCGGTGGCATGAAGCAGAAACTACTGATCGCCATCGCGCTCGGGCGCGACGCCAAAGTGCTGGTGATGGACGAACCGGCCGCCAACCTCGACCCGGAAGCGCGCAAGATTTTCTTCGATCTGCTCGCCGAACGCCTCGAAGACACCACCATGCTGATCTCCAGCCACCGTCTCGACGAAGTATCGGCACTGGTCAATCGCGTGATCGAAATGGACATGGGCAAGGTCGTGCTCGACGACAAGGTCGCCGACGATGTCTCGCTGACCGGCCGCCTGACCTGCCGGATCGAGCTCAAGCGCTTCGAACCGGCCTTCGCCAAGGCCCTTGATGGCTGGAATTTCAGCACCGACGAAGCGCAGTTGCGCTGGCAGGGCGAAATCGCCGGCCCCGACCGCCTGCGCTTCCTCGGCATTGTCTCGCGCTACACCGCGCTGGTCAGCGACCTGTCGCTGAGCGAAGCCGCCGGCAATCAGGCCTGAGGTCGGCGCCATGTGCCAGCATCACCGCCGTGAGCTTCGCCGCAACGCACTGCGCCAACTCGGCAGCCTCGGGCTTGCGCCGTTTCTGCTGTCGCCGCTGGCGTTGGCCCTTACCGGCTGCAACAAGGAAGCAGACCTGGCCGAAGGCATGGCGCCGATCAAATTTGACCGCGACACCTGCACCCGTTGCAGCATGGTGATCTCCGACCGGCGCTTTGCCGGCCAGATTCGCGGCGGCCCGAAAGACACGGTGTTCAAATTCGACGACGTTGGCTGCTTGATCTTCTGGCTGCGCGACAAGGCCGAGGCTTATCCCTGGCTGGCCGATGCGAGCACCCGGATGTGGATTGCCGACCTGAGCAGCAAACCCGGCGCTACGATCTGGCACGACCCGCGCTTGGCGCATTATTTGAACAAACTGTCGCCAATGGGCTACAACTACGCTGCCGTTGCCGCACCGCAGGCCGGCAGCCTCGACTTTGCCGGCATGCGCGACCGCGTGCTGGCAAAAGGTAAATAAAAGGAAAACAACAATGAAGCAATTGTGGCTGACCGCCCGGCTCGACATCGTCGAATCGCTGCGCGCCCGCTGGTTCCAGATCTACACTCTGGTTTTCGGCGGCATCGTCGCGCTGCTCTTCCTGTTCGGCCTGACCGAATCGCGGGTACTTGGCTTCATCGGCCTGTCGCGGCTACTGGTCACCTACATCCAGCTGACCATGGCGATCCTGCCGATCTTTGTCCTGATCACCACCGTCCGCTCGGTCGCTGGCGACCGCGAGGCGGGTGTCTTCGAATATCTGCTCTCGCTGCCAGTCGGCCTTGGCGCCTGGTTCTGGGGCAAGATTCTCGGCCGCTACATCGTCGTCTTCGCCCCGGTGTTCGCGGCAATGCTCTGCGCGGTAATCTGGGCTACGATCAGCGGCATTGAAGTCCCATGGGACATGTTCGGCTACTACACTGCACTGCTGGCGGTCATGGCTGCCTGCTTCCTCGGCATCGGCATGCTGATTTCGGCGGTCGCACGCAGCACCGACATGGC
This genomic window from Dechloromonas sp. ZY10 contains:
- a CDS encoding ABC transporter ATP-binding protein; translated protein: MIELKNVAKTFRRAQVLDGISLNIGLGERIALIGSNGAGKTTLIRCLLGEYTHDGEVRIDGLNPRDHRTTVLGKIGFVPQLPPPLKMPVGQLIDFSASLCGTDPARIHAIGQRLGLDLDAILTRQFVRLSGGMKQKLLIAIALGRDAKVLVMDEPAANLDPEARKIFFDLLAERLEDTTMLISSHRLDEVSALVNRVIEMDMGKVVLDDKVADDVSLTGRLTCRIELKRFEPAFAKALDGWNFSTDEAQLRWQGEIAGPDRLRFLGIVSRYTALVSDLSLSEAAGNQA
- a CDS encoding ABC transporter permease, coding for MKQLWLTARLDIVESLRARWFQIYTLVFGGIVALLFLFGLTESRVLGFIGLSRLLVTYIQLTMAILPIFVLITTVRSVAGDREAGVFEYLLSLPVGLGAWFWGKILGRYIVVFAPVFAAMLCAVIWATISGIEVPWDMFGYYTALLAVMAACFLGIGMLISAVARSTDMAQGAAFMVWLVLLLFLDLILLGVMIQGKVSPELAITLALANPLQVFRTAALALFDPQLIVLGPSAYVILDLFGSFGYKVFALVYPALLGILSATAGYLIFRRGDLP